A window from Microcoleus sp. AS-A8 encodes these proteins:
- a CDS encoding DUF4231 domain-containing protein: protein MPKKNTYNDYLKQEMSELIEEIELPSLQKRFMKSRWLDQVLWLEGRATKSRTRHNTLRLITIIGGVLVPAVVSANNGNVSQQNLRHLLGWTAFGLSQAVAISAAVEEFFHYGENYRRYRNTAENMKIHGWQFFQLTGPYKDAKSHEEAYVTFASNVENIIQQDVEGYISQAVESDNEIKTATQAVMAQNIALANIRLSEHLQQPPSATNTELSPNSTSQTHQPSAPLVLLKEDKVELVTPESIPQTQLDSNNNLENIDSSIPSLPAPLVANSSPGIEQKEQ from the coding sequence ATGCCAAAAAAGAACACGTATAATGACTATCTCAAGCAAGAAATGAGTGAGCTGATTGAGGAAATCGAGCTACCTTCTTTGCAGAAACGGTTTATGAAAAGCCGTTGGCTGGATCAAGTTTTGTGGCTAGAAGGTCGAGCGACTAAATCTCGGACGCGACACAATACCCTGCGACTGATTACGATTATCGGAGGTGTTCTTGTTCCGGCTGTCGTCAGCGCCAATAATGGGAATGTTTCACAGCAAAACTTAAGACATCTCTTGGGCTGGACAGCATTTGGCTTAAGTCAAGCGGTTGCTATCAGCGCCGCTGTAGAAGAATTCTTTCATTATGGTGAGAACTACCGTCGCTATCGTAACACCGCTGAGAACATGAAGATTCACGGCTGGCAATTCTTTCAGTTAACGGGTCCTTATAAAGATGCTAAAAGTCATGAAGAAGCCTATGTGACTTTTGCTAGCAACGTCGAAAATATCATCCAACAAGATGTAGAAGGGTATATTAGTCAAGCGGTGGAGTCGGATAACGAGATCAAAACAGCTACGCAGGCTGTCATGGCTCAAAACATAGCACTTGCTAATATACGACTCAGTGAGCATTTGCAGCAGCCACCCTCTGCCACTAATACTGAATTGTCGCCTAATTCAACATCCCAAACCCATCAGCCCTCGGCTCCACTGGTTTTGCTTAAGGAGGATAAGGTAGAGTTGGTGACTCCTGAGTCAATCCCACAGACTCAATTAGACTCAAACAACAACCTGGAGAATATAGACTCAAGTATCCCCTCACTTCCCGCTCCGCTCGTTGCCAATTCGTCCCCAGGAATTGAGCAGAAAGAACAGTAG
- a CDS encoding S41 family peptidase, translating into MNEVWQEVNDHFFDPNFNGVDWKAKREEYENRLKPAQSLEEASLVINQMLSELKTSHTHFYTQQEPAYYQLLGIFNRGSFRKELQKIFPNGKLDYTGIGIFTKDINGKTFISGILEGTPAARTGLKVGDEVIAVHGKAYQPIQSFLDKAEQEVKVSIQESPDPKSRKDVTVIPKKLNPDTLFLEAMRQSIKIIERNSKKIGYVHIWSYAGDQYQQLLVEEIGYGKLKDTEGLILDLRDGWGGAEPNYLNIFNKQVPGLTQMSRDGVKRTIDLQWRKPVVMVVNNGSRSGKEILAYGFKKYGLGKLIGTKTAGAVVGGSPFLLEDGNLLYLAVVDVWVDGERLEGKGVIPDIEVPFPLEYAQGKDPQFNKAVDVLLEQL; encoded by the coding sequence TTGAACGAAGTTTGGCAAGAGGTAAATGACCATTTCTTTGACCCCAACTTTAATGGAGTGGATTGGAAGGCCAAGCGAGAAGAGTACGAGAATCGGCTCAAGCCAGCTCAGTCTTTAGAGGAAGCCTCACTTGTGATTAATCAAATGCTCTCCGAACTCAAGACTTCTCATACTCATTTTTATACTCAACAAGAGCCAGCCTATTATCAATTACTCGGTATTTTTAATAGAGGTTCTTTTAGAAAAGAACTTCAGAAAATTTTCCCCAATGGAAAATTAGACTATACGGGAATCGGCATCTTTACTAAAGACATCAACGGAAAAACATTTATTTCGGGGATTCTAGAGGGTACCCCGGCTGCCCGAACTGGGTTGAAAGTAGGAGACGAAGTGATAGCCGTTCATGGCAAAGCGTATCAGCCGATTCAATCTTTCCTTGACAAGGCAGAACAAGAAGTGAAGGTATCGATTCAAGAGAGTCCTGACCCAAAAAGCCGCAAAGATGTAACTGTAATTCCCAAAAAGCTTAACCCGGATACGCTTTTTTTAGAAGCGATGCGGCAGAGTATAAAAATTATCGAACGCAATAGTAAAAAAATCGGTTATGTGCATATCTGGTCGTATGCGGGTGACCAGTATCAGCAACTCTTAGTTGAAGAGATTGGCTATGGCAAACTTAAAGATACAGAGGGTTTGATACTCGATCTCAGGGATGGTTGGGGCGGAGCCGAGCCAAATTATCTAAATATTTTTAATAAACAAGTTCCGGGATTGACTCAAATGAGCCGTGATGGAGTAAAAAGAACCATCGATCTGCAATGGAGAAAACCCGTTGTCATGGTTGTCAATAACGGCTCAAGAAGTGGTAAAGAAATTCTGGCTTATGGCTTTAAAAAATACGGGCTGGGAAAATTAATTGGGACAAAAACAGCAGGGGCTGTTGTGGGGGGCAGCCCCTTTCTCTTAGAAGATGGTAATCTCCTCTATCTGGCTGTAGTCGATGTTTGGGTTGATGGAGAACGTCTGGAAGGAAAGGGTGTTATCCCAGATATTGAAGTTCCTTTTCCGCTAGAGTACGCTCAGGGAAAAGACCCTCAATTCAATAAAGCCGTAGACGTTCTATTAGAACAACTTTAA